In Gemmatimonadetes bacterium T265, one DNA window encodes the following:
- a CDS encoding TetR family transcriptional regulator, which translates to MVYPAKLSRGAVVDAALALVEREGRPALGMRAVAGALGVRPASLYKHVGDLAGLEALVAECAAAGLAAEIDAALARVPAERSGDPAAALRATADVYVRFARGRPALYALLADAAVQARPGEERKALWNRLLAVVGALTGDADDTGGAVAVWAFLHGFVALGAAGLYGASGPRDGFARGVAALAAGLPDSAVRARHSK; encoded by the coding sequence ATGGTCTATCCCGCCAAACTGAGTCGCGGCGCGGTGGTCGACGCCGCGCTCGCGCTCGTCGAGCGCGAGGGCCGCCCCGCCCTCGGCATGCGGGCGGTCGCCGGCGCGCTCGGCGTACGGCCGGCGTCGCTCTACAAGCACGTCGGCGACCTCGCCGGGCTCGAGGCGCTCGTCGCCGAGTGCGCGGCGGCGGGGCTCGCGGCGGAGATCGACGCCGCACTCGCGCGCGTGCCCGCCGAGCGGTCGGGCGACCCCGCGGCGGCGCTCCGGGCGACCGCGGACGTCTACGTCCGCTTCGCCCGCGGACGGCCCGCGCTCTACGCGCTGCTCGCCGACGCCGCCGTCCAGGCCCGGCCCGGGGAGGAGCGGAAGGCCCTCTGGAACCGGCTGCTGGCGGTCGTCGGCGCGCTCACGGGCGACGCGGACGACACCGGGGGTGCAGTGGCCGTGTGGGCGTTCCTCCACGGCTTCGTCGCGCTCGGGGCGGCGGGGCTGTACGGAGCGAGCGGGCCGCGCGACGGCTTCGCGCGCGGGGTCGCGGCCCTCGCGGCGGGGCTGCCGGACTCCGCCGTCCGGGCGCGCCACAGCAAGTAG